The DNA window ACTGAACAGATTATGGTGCGACGGTGACTTCCGGCACCGACCACTCGAAGGAATCGTTACCACCGCGACGAATCAACAGGAGCGCACCAGTCGAGGGGAACTCATAGTTCGCGGGGTCAAGGATACCTGCGTCGTCCGAGACCCAACCCGGTGTGCCCTTGGTCGGAACACGGTAGTAGAAGGTCGTGTAGGAGTTGGTCGCAGCATCGAAGACAAGGATGTTGTCAGAGGCCGACGCGGTCGCGGCTCCAAGCAGACCGGTGGCCGCGTCACCAGTGTAGAGACCGGAGTTCGCAGGCGTGAGCTGTTCAACCGGATGCTGGGTTGCGAGGATGTTCAGCGTGTCAGCACCGAGATCACCCTGAACCAAGATGTTACCTGGGCCGGTCTTGAGGGAGCCCTCGATGACGAGTTCGCCATCGCCAACCTGCTTGCGCTGGAGGACAAGGCCATCATTCGGGTGGATCGCATACGATGCCGGATCCAGAATCGTGCCGTCGTCCGATGCCCAACCTGGCGTGCCCTTGGTCGGAACACGGTAGTAGAAGGTCGTGTAGGTATTGGTGGTCGGATCGTAAATCTGGACCGTATCGGCAGAAGCTGCAGTTGCACCGCTACCAAGGGTCGTCGCGGCCGGCGGGTTACCGAACAGCGAGGCCATCGTGTAGGTTTCCCATACGCGGTAGCCAGCACCAGCGCCAGCGCCCGAGAGGTCGTCGGCGGTATAGATCTTGGCCGGCGTGTCGGTCGTGGAAGTGATCCAGGAAAGAACGCCAACGTGAGCGGCGCCGCTCGTAATTTCGAGAACGTGGCTGAAAACCGCACCGTTCACATAATCACCGGCGGTCCATGCACCGTCGCTATCCTCAAGGAAGTCGCCACCGCCATCGCTACCGAAGGTAACACCGGTGCCGTCGTCAACCAATGCCGGGCCGTTCGGGAGGAGGCCTTGGTTACCGATCTGAAGCTTGGAAGGGGAACCACCGCCCGTGCCCGGAATCGGCACGGTCATGTAGCCCACGGGGTCGGTTACAGCCGCTTGGGCTGCGATCGTTGAGACTGCGCAAATCAGCGCGTAGGAGGTAATTGGTTTCATGACGTGTTTGGATTTAGGTTTGGTGCTCCGGGGCGTCGAGAAAAAATTGCGGAAACTCTGCAACACGGGCGCTGCTTGACCGAAATTTACCCCGAAAGCTCGGATGTTGGGTAGCAGGTAGCACAAATTGGGGACATCGGGCAAGGGGTATTTTGATTCGTTAGATAACAATTTCTAATAAGAAGCCAAAAAATGCCGTTGAGCGCCGCTTCGCGTCGTAGTTTTCGACTTTCACAGCGCAATTTGTCCCTCAATCGTCTTTGCCCGACGTGTCCAAGGACCAGTTCCGTCGTGGAAGCAGATGGCCAGAACTTCCGGTTCGGCCTGCGAACCGGGGGCTGAGTTGCTCCACTTCGGGAAAACGGCATTGGGTGAAGGTTCAAGCTGGAAGTCCGGTCGCAGCTATGGATTCTCCGGGCCGCCATGCCTGAAAGCTCGAAGAATTCTCCCGCCCCGGTGATTGTCGGAGGCACCATCGCGATTGACCACGTCAAGACCCCCGGCTCGGAGGGAACCGATCTTTTGGGCGGCTCCGCCGCTTATGCAGCGCTCTCGGCGACCTTCTTTGCGTCCGACGTCCGACTCATCGGCATCGTCGGACACGATTTCCCGGCCGCTCATCTCAGCATGCTTGAGTCCCGCGGAGTGAATCTCGGTGGAGTCGAGCGTTCGGAGGGCGCTTCTTTCACTTGGAGCGGTGAGTACATGGAGAACATGAACGAGCGGGTCACCCACCAGGTCGGGCTCAATGTGCTCGAAAGCTGGGAGGTCAAGGTTCCGACGGAACTCGCCGATGCGCCAATCGTCGTTCTCGCCAACATGTCGCCCGACAACCAGATGCAGATGCTGGCTGGATGTGGTGCCGAGAATCGTTTCGTGATCGCGGACACGATGGACCTCTGGATCGAAATCGCCAACGAGCGGCTCCACGAAGTGCTCCGACAACTCGACCTGTTCGTGATCAACGAAAGTGAGGCCCGCGAGTTCGCCGGAACATCAAACCTCATCGAAGCGGGCAGGCTCCTGCTCGGCAAAGGCCCGAAGTTCGTGGTGATCAAATTGGGAGAGTTCGGTGCGATGCTGTTCTCGGCCGCGGGCGGGACCACGACCGTTCCCTGTCCGGACTCCTTCTTCCGATGCGCGGCATTTCCCCTGCGAGGCATCGCCGACCCAACTGGAGCGGGCGATAGCTTCCTGGGAGGTCTTGCCGGATATCTCGCCGCGCACGCCGGCGGCGATTACTCATTCAAGAACATCCGCAAGGCGGTGGTCTACGGCTCCGTCCTTGCATCGTTCACCTGTGAAGCGTTTTCCACCCAACGGCTCGAGGGTATCTCCACTTCGGATGTCGAAGCACGACTCGAAGCGTTTCGCGCCATGACCGCCTGGTGAAGCGGATGATGGATCAGATCAGCTGCCGGTGATCTGCAGCCTCGCTTGGCGAACGGCCGATGAGACATCGGATGCCGTAAGAAGATCCGACACGATGACCACGCGTCGCGCCCCGGCGGAAATCACATCCTCGAGATTCGCTCGCTTGATTCCCCCGATGCAGAAGACGGGAATCTTCATGCCGACCGATTGCTCGACACCCTCCACATTTTCCAGACCGATGCCGGGGCGACCCTTTTTGGTGGGTGTGGGAAAAAGCGGGCCGAAGCCGATGTAATCGAATCCATCTTCCAATGCCTGCTTCGCTTGGGTGGGAGAATGCGTCGAGCGACCCAGCAACCGGTCCGGCCCGATCCGTTTACGGGCCTCTTCAAGACTTCCGTCATCCTGTCCCAGATGCAGTCCATCCGCATCAAGCTCCACAGCGAGGCTTGGGTGATCATTGACGATGAAGGGCACCCCGGCATCCCGGCATATCGGCCGGGTCCTTTTACCAAATTCGAGGATCCGCTCCTCGGAATGCCCCTTCGCCCGTAGCTGGAGCACATCCGCACCACCCTCCAGAAGGGCCCTAGTTACCTCTTCGATCTTCGGCTCGGGGACGTAGCCGAGATCGAGGATCGCATACAGGCGGGCGCCGGAGAGATCGGGAACCACAACCTGCCCCTCAGAGCTTTTTCTCCTCGAGGAATCTGCCCACCCAGCCGATGTCATAATTGCCGGACTGGAAGTCGGGATGATCGAGGATCTCCTGCTGAAACGGAATCGTGGTCTTGATGCCCCGGATCATGAACTCACCAAGCGCACGCTTCATGCGCGCGATCGCGATCTCGCGGGTGGCAGCGGTCACGATCAGCTTGGCGATCATCGAATCATAGTGGGGCGGAACCGAATACCCGGAGTAAACATGGGTATCGACGCGGACACCCTTCCCGCCCGGTGCGTACCACAGATCGATGTGGCCGGGACTTGGCGCGAAGTTGTTGTAGGGGTCCTCCGCATTGATCCGGCACTCGATCGAGTGGCCGCGCGGGGAGGCGTTGAGGACGTGTTGGGAAAGCGGTTCACCTGCGGCGATCCGGATCTGCTCCTTGATCAGCTCGCAGCCCATTACCTCCTCGGTCACGGGATGCTCCACCTGGATGCGGGTGTTCATCTCCATGAAGTAGAAATTCTCCGCCTTGTCATCGACGAGGTATTCGATCGTGCCGGCATTCTCGTAACCGATCGCCTTGATCAAATTGACCGATGCCTCCGCCATCCGGGCGCGGAGCTCCGGAGTGAGCAGCGGCGAGGGACACTCCTCGATGATCTTCTGGTTGCGGCGCTGCATCGAACAGTCACGCTCGCCGAGTTGGAGGAAGTTCCCGTGCTGGTCGGCAATGATCTGGAATTCCACGTGGTGGGGATTCAGGACCAGCTTTTCAAGATAGCAGTCGCCGTTACCGAACGCTGCGAGGGCCTCGTTGGAGGCCGCGCTGAAGAGCTTGAGGAACTCGCCTTCCTCGAAACACGGACGCATTCCGCGCCCGCCCCCGCCGGCGGTGGCCTTGATCATCACCGGGAATCCGATGCGCTTCGCTTCCTCGAGCGCGGCGGCCGGATCGATGATGATCTCGGTGCCCGGCGTGATCGGCACTCCGTTTTCGATGGCGGTTGCCCGTGCGGTGGCCTTGTCGCCCATCTTCGTGATCACTTCTGCCGAAGGACCGATGAAGCGGACGTTGCAACTCTGGCAGATCTCGGCAAAGCGGGCGTTCTCCGAAAGGAAGCCATACCCGGGGTGGATCGCCTCCGCTTCGGTGATCTCCGCCGCGGCAATGATCCGGTCGGCCTTCAGGTAGCTGTCCTTGCCGGCTGCCTTGCCGATGCAAACCGCCTCGTCGGCGAGCTGGACATGCATCGAATCGACATCCGCCTCAGAATAAACCGCGACCGATTCGACACCGAGTTCGCGGCAGGCACGGATGATCCTGAGGGCGATTTCGCCGCGGTTGGCGACCAGAACGCGCTTGAACATCTGGGTATGGGAAGAGAACTGGGACCGCTTCGTCCGACTCCGCGAACGAAGGTCCTGAGGGGTTACTTGATGCGGAAGAGGTCGTCGCCGAACTGGACCGGGGTTCCGTCCTCGGCAACGACCGAAACGATGGTGCCCGAGCGCTCTGCCTTGATCTCGTTCATCACCTTCATGGCTTCGATGATGCACAGGGTCTGGCCTTCGCTGACCGCATCACCGACCGCGACGAACGGGGCGGCGTCGGGCGACGGCTTGCTGTAGAATGTACCAACCATCGGTGAGGAGATCGCCTCGCCTTCCTGAGCCGGGGCGGCGGGCGCCGCAGCGGCGGCAGGCGCGGCTGCGGAGGGAGCCGCGGGAGCCGGAGCGGCAGCGACCGGAGCAGCGGTCGGGACCATCGACATCAGGCTACTGATGGTATCGAGGTCCGGGCCTTTCTTGAGCTTCAGGTGGAAGTCATCCTTCGACATGTCGAAGTATGTCAGCCCGTGCTCGTTCATGAGTTCGACGATCTTGCGGATTTCTTTGAGTTCCACGGCGATGAAAGCGGTTGGGAAGCGGTGGAGGCGCACCGCGCGCCTCGTTTGTGAAGGCTAGGGATTCGCGGGAAAACGCGTCAAGCGGTATCCCGGTCGCCGACTCCGGAATCCGGGGACAAATCGGCTTGCCAGCCGGAGCCCGGGCCGCTGGCTAGGGGGCGTGACGAAACCCTCATCGGCGCCGCGCCCGCCCGAAGCCTGCGAATTCATGCCGGCGGACTACTTTTGCCGCGTGGAAAAGACCGAGATCTTCGATCGGCCGGGGCCGCTGGAAGTCGATCTCGGATGCGGTGACGGATCCTTTCTTCTCGCGATGGCAAGCCATCACCCGGATCGCAATTTTCTCGGGGTCGAGCGGCTGCTCGGCCGGGTCAGAAAGGTTTGCAAGCGGGCCCAGCGCGATGGACTCGAAAACCTCAAGGTGCTGCGGCTGGAGAGTCGCTACACCATCGAGTGGCTGCTCGGGGCCGGCTCGGTATCCCGCCTGCATCTCCTGTGTCCCGATCCGTGGCCGAAAGCCCGGCATCACCGCCGGCGCCTGATTCAGGAGGATTTCCTGGAGGCGGTGCTGAACGTCCTCGAACCGGGAGGAGAGTTCCTCTTCAAGACCGACCACGACGAGTATTTCGAGTGGGCGGTCGAAAAGGTGGATGCCTTCGGCCGCTTCGAGCGCCTGGACTGGCCGGACGACGCGTTTTTCTACCCGAAGACCGATTTCCAGATCCTCTGGGAAAGCGAAGGCAAGCGCCTGCAGGGCCTTCGGCTGCGGAAACCGGCCTGAAACCGACCCGGCAATTCAGCGGGTGAGTTGAAGCACGCGGCCGTCGAGGAATCCTCGAAGTTCGATGCCGCCGTCCATCGGTGTCACCACGACCGCCCCGCTCTCGCCTTGATGGAAGACCGCCACCCCGGCGGACTCGCACGACTTTCTCCAAGAGTCGGGGATTCTTTCCTCCGGAGGGAATTCCGCGTGGCTCGCGATCACGGCTTTTGCGCCCGTCGCCCTGAGGAACGGCCCGCCAAGCGAAAGGTCATGGGCGTGGCGGCCGGCAACGATCACATCGGCCCGCAGATCGGCCCCGGATTCCAGCATCGCTCGTTCCGTGGCCCAGCCTGCATCCGCCACGAAGAGAATCCGCCAACTCCGCCAATTTAGCCGCACGGGCATGACCCTCTCGTCGGCAATCTGGTGCCAGTTCCAAGAATCGGGTTGATGCAGCACTTCCAAACGAGCACCTTCAGCGAGCGGGTAGATCGCATCCTTTCCTCCCAGCACCAATGGCACCTCGCGGGCTTCCGCAGCGACCAGCAGATCACGGTAGTTGGAGCTCAGTGCCCTTTGGACCGGCACCAATCCGCGTCGGACCGGAAAGGCGTCCATCGCCTCCACCAAACCCCCGACGTGCCCGCCGTCGGGATGTGTGGCCACCAGCGAGTCGGGACGCAGCGCCATTTCCCTCAAGGACGGCAGCACGACGCGTTCGAAATTCCACTGCCCTCCCCCATCGATCAGCAGCGACGAACCACCGCCGTGCCAGCAGGCGGCCCCGTCATCTCCCAGATCGTAGACGATCAGAAACTCGTCCCCGGGTCTCCCGTGTGGCACCGAGAAATGACCACCGGGCACGTTTTGCCCCGCTTTCGCGATCGAAAGGGCAATGCCGGCCAGCTGCGCATTGGCCAGGTTGAGCCACTCGCTCAGCTTCGGCAGTGGTGAGCAGGCCGCCGCCATGAGCGCGATTCCAAGCAATGGCAGGACCACCAAAGAGAGGACCACGCTCGCGACCACTGAAACCGGAGTGACGATCCCGAAATGCCAAGCCGTCAGCGGAGCGGACCCTAGCCAGGCGGAGCCCGAGACCGTGAACAAATCCGCGGAGCGCTGCCGGATCCGTAAGCCCCCTTCCCGCCATCGTCCGTAAAGTGATCGAGGCAGGTAAGGTTCGGGTCGCGCGATCCACGAAAAGAGGCGGGATACCGGCCGGTGAAGAAGTCCGATCGCGGCGACGACCCCGAACGACAACTGAACGCCGACGCTGAAGATGCGGTCGGCATCGAGAAGGACGACCAGCAAAGCCGCGAGCCCGAGCGCATTGGCAAGATCCGGCCTGCGGCGGAACCAGAATGCACCCAGCACGACCGCCGCCATCCATGCAGCACGCATCGCGGGAGGTTTCATTCCGGTCAGCCATGCATAGCCGAACATCATCAGCACGAGCGGGATCAATGCCGCCTGCCGGGGAATGCCGAGCGACCGCATCAGCAACCACCCGAGCAGCCCGACCATCCCGACATGAAGTCCGCTGACCGCAAAAACGTGCAGCGTGCCGCTCAGCCGAAACGGCTCGATCAGCACGTCATCCCCGGGGTGCTCTCCGAGAACCACCGCGCGAATGACCGCCGCCTCCCGCGACTGCGGATCAAGCCCACGTGTCACCGCATTCCGGAAGCCCTCACGAATCGTCTGTCCGAAGATCGCCCCGGGATCCGGTTCCCTCACCACCGACACCCTGCCATCCATTTCCGCAAAGACCCCTTTGCGGTCGAGCCAGGGACGGACGTCGAACTCTCCCGGATTGCGCGGAGGCTGCGGCGGCTTCAGCACGCCCTTGGCCTCCACAACTGCGCCCTTCCCCGGCGGATTCCCCAGCGCACGGAGCCGGACTTTGCCCTCGGTTCCCCGCTCCTCGCAGACCGCCGACCAAAAGCGCCCGTGGGCTTGCGGCTGCTCGATCAACGTGAGCGTCAGCTCGCCGTAGCGACCGTCGCCCAACGCATCGCGCCTCTCCCTCCGATCCGAGACATCCCTCAGGTGCAGGGTGCCTGCGACCAACGCCACAACCGCACCGGCTCCGAGCAACCGCCAACAACCGGCGGCACCAACGACGCCCGCGATCGAGACTAACAGCGCCAGCCCGACGATCCACGCACCGTCCGCGACCAATACTCCGGCCACGGCAAGCACCGCCACCCAGAGCAGGGGCCGACGCCCGGTCGACTTCTGAACCGCGTTACGCCACGCCCCACTCCTGCAACTTGTGGCGGGCATTCGCCGAGTGGCGGGTTTCGGGGAACTGGTCGATCACCTGCTGCATGATCATCGAGGCCGACATCCGGTCCTGCAGCGATTCGTCGTAGATCTCCGCCAACCGGAACATCAGGAACGCGGCGTCGTTCTGGAGCCATTCCTGGCCCTCGATCGCCTCGCGCAAGGTCGCCACCGCGGCGTGCGGATCCTTGAGCTGGTCGCGCTGGACCTTCGCGATTTCGACCCATGGCAGACGGTTCATCGGGTCAGCCGCAGCGGCATCACGAAACGCGGCCACCGCCTCGTCGTATTCACCCTGCGCCAGCTTGGCACGGGCATCGTGCATCGGATCCTCCTCGACCTCCTCCGCGCTGTCGTAGACCGCATGGGTCATCCGGTGCGCGATCGCCGGCAGCAGGTCGAACACGAAGATCACACCCACCAATCCGGCGGTGAGGAAAGCCATCAGGATTCCGGTAAGCGTCTTGCTGCTGTCGAGACTCTCGATCTGGTCGCGCATCGACGGGATCTTCTCCATCTCGTCCTGATAGCCGCGCTCTTCGATCGCCGCGATCTCTCGCTCGATCTCCTCCTGCTTGCCCTTGTCCTTGTTCATGAAGAACAGCCATCCGGCGGCAAGCGCGGCGCCGAGCACCACATAAATGATCCACTTCATGTCCCCCGCTATCTAGCAGCGACCGGATAGCCCGGGAAAAGGAAAAACGTGCCGATTCGGCGGCATCAGACCCGACGGGCGGCGCGACCTTCGTCGATCAGCTTCCAGAAGTGCTTCGACTCGGCCAATTCCTCATCCTCGGCAAGAGGGATCTTCGAGCGGAATACGAAGTCGGAGAACGTGCCCTTGTGCAGCAGGCGGTGGACGATCACCGAGCCGTCCTTGACCTCGAAATACAGGCGCCAGTCCCGCGCCCGGAAACGGTAGAGGGTTTTGCCGTCCCGCTCGATCTTGCCGAAGCGCTCCCCGTCGATGTTCTCCAGATCCTGCTGCGTCACCTTGAACTCATCCAGCAGGTCAAGCTGCTCGAGGGTATCGAGCTGCGAGATCTCGGCCGCGCTGATTTCGTTGAAGACGATCTGGAACACGCCCGGGACGGTAGGGTTCAGGTTTCAGGTGCCAAGTTTCAAGTTCGCGGCTCAATCGCCATCCAACGGGTCCGGACATCGGTCACGCAGCCGGCAACGACCGCAGAATTCGCCGAGAAACAGATCGTCCGCCCAGCCCATCAGCCGCCGCACGTCGTCGCGTTCGTCGGTCACGAATCCGGCCTCGAAATTCCGCCGGTCCGGATGCTTCGCGCCCATCCCGGCACCCGTGAGGTTCGGGGAGCCGACGAAGGCCCGCCTGCCATCGACAATCACGGCCTTGGTGTGCACCCGAGGACAAAGCGCCCGCTCGAAAAGATCGCTCTCCACCAGCACCGGATAGCGGTCGAAGTCCTCCCGGAACCTCGGCCCCGGCTCCTTGGCGTGGATCAGCCGCACCGCCACACCGGCTTCGACCAGGTCGGCGAGCACCGACAGGAACGGGAGCGACCGCTTCCCGCGGACCACGTGCAGGTCCTTGATGTCCGCGGTCACGATCCAAACGAAGCGTTCCGCCCCACCGACCATCTCCTCGATGACTCGATCGTAGATTTCCTCGTTCAGCAGCAACTCTCGCACGACCCCTTGTCGCAGCTTTGCCGGGACTTGGGGAGGCCGGCTTTCGGGTGTGCGGAAGGTCGCGCCGACGCCGTACCTTTTCTGCCTCGACACCCCGTGGCCCAAGCAGCAGCCTCCGCCCAGATGAACTTCATCCTCCGCGGCCTGCTTGATCTGCCCGCCCTCCTTCTAGGGCTGGCCACCCGCTGAGTTTTCCCTTTCCCTACCGCCGTTTTTCCGGCCGCCGCACTTTCCGCGGCACCCGTTCTTCTATTTTCCTGCTCTTTGCTCCCAGCTCTCTGCTTCCGACCATGAACCCATCCGCCATCTCGAAATACCGGCCGTTTCCGCCGGTCTCCCTGCCCGACCGCACTTGGCCGGACCAGGTGATCGACCACGCCCCGATCTGGTGCTCCGTCGACCTGCGCGACGGCAACCAGGCGCTT is part of the Haloferula helveola genome and encodes:
- a CDS encoding PfkB family carbohydrate kinase; this encodes MPESSKNSPAPVIVGGTIAIDHVKTPGSEGTDLLGGSAAYAALSATFFASDVRLIGIVGHDFPAAHLSMLESRGVNLGGVERSEGASFTWSGEYMENMNERVTHQVGLNVLESWEVKVPTELADAPIVVLANMSPDNQMQMLAGCGAENRFVIADTMDLWIEIANERLHEVLRQLDLFVINESEAREFAGTSNLIEAGRLLLGKGPKFVVIKLGEFGAMLFSAAGGTTTVPCPDSFFRCAAFPLRGIADPTGAGDSFLGGLAGYLAAHAGGDYSFKNIRKAVVYGSVLASFTCEAFSTQRLEGISTSDVEARLEAFRAMTAW
- the thiE gene encoding thiamine phosphate synthase, translated to MVPDLSGARLYAILDLGYVPEPKIEEVTRALLEGGADVLQLRAKGHSEERILEFGKRTRPICRDAGVPFIVNDHPSLAVELDADGLHLGQDDGSLEEARKRIGPDRLLGRSTHSPTQAKQALEDGFDYIGFGPLFPTPTKKGRPGIGLENVEGVEQSVGMKIPVFCIGGIKRANLEDVISAGARRVVIVSDLLTASDVSSAVRQARLQITGS
- the accC gene encoding acetyl-CoA carboxylase biotin carboxylase subunit, producing MFKRVLVANRGEIALRIIRACRELGVESVAVYSEADVDSMHVQLADEAVCIGKAAGKDSYLKADRIIAAAEITEAEAIHPGYGFLSENARFAEICQSCNVRFIGPSAEVITKMGDKATARATAIENGVPITPGTEIIIDPAAALEEAKRIGFPVMIKATAGGGGRGMRPCFEEGEFLKLFSAASNEALAAFGNGDCYLEKLVLNPHHVEFQIIADQHGNFLQLGERDCSMQRRNQKIIEECPSPLLTPELRARMAEASVNLIKAIGYENAGTIEYLVDDKAENFYFMEMNTRIQVEHPVTEEVMGCELIKEQIRIAAGEPLSQHVLNASPRGHSIECRINAEDPYNNFAPSPGHIDLWYAPGGKGVRVDTHVYSGYSVPPHYDSMIAKLIVTAATREIAIARMKRALGEFMIRGIKTTIPFQQEILDHPDFQSGNYDIGWVGRFLEEKKL
- the accB gene encoding acetyl-CoA carboxylase biotin carboxyl carrier protein, with the translated sequence MELKEIRKIVELMNEHGLTYFDMSKDDFHLKLKKGPDLDTISSLMSMVPTAAPVAAAPAPAAPSAAAPAAAAAPAAPAQEGEAISSPMVGTFYSKPSPDAAPFVAVGDAVSEGQTLCIIEAMKVMNEIKAERSGTIVSVVAEDGTPVQFGDDLFRIK
- the trmB gene encoding tRNA (guanosine(46)-N7)-methyltransferase TrmB, with protein sequence MTKPSSAPRPPEACEFMPADYFCRVEKTEIFDRPGPLEVDLGCGDGSFLLAMASHHPDRNFLGVERLLGRVRKVCKRAQRDGLENLKVLRLESRYTIEWLLGAGSVSRLHLLCPDPWPKARHHRRRLIQEDFLEAVLNVLEPGGEFLFKTDHDEYFEWAVEKVDAFGRFERLDWPDDAFFYPKTDFQILWESEGKRLQGLRLRKPA
- a CDS encoding ComEC/Rec2 family competence protein, whose protein sequence is MPATSCRSGAWRNAVQKSTGRRPLLWVAVLAVAGVLVADGAWIVGLALLVSIAGVVGAAGCWRLLGAGAVVALVAGTLHLRDVSDRRERRDALGDGRYGELTLTLIEQPQAHGRFWSAVCEERGTEGKVRLRALGNPPGKGAVVEAKGVLKPPQPPRNPGEFDVRPWLDRKGVFAEMDGRVSVVREPDPGAIFGQTIREGFRNAVTRGLDPQSREAAVIRAVVLGEHPGDDVLIEPFRLSGTLHVFAVSGLHVGMVGLLGWLLMRSLGIPRQAALIPLVLMMFGYAWLTGMKPPAMRAAWMAAVVLGAFWFRRRPDLANALGLAALLVVLLDADRIFSVGVQLSFGVVAAIGLLHRPVSRLFSWIARPEPYLPRSLYGRWREGGLRIRQRSADLFTVSGSAWLGSAPLTAWHFGIVTPVSVVASVVLSLVVLPLLGIALMAAACSPLPKLSEWLNLANAQLAGIALSIAKAGQNVPGGHFSVPHGRPGDEFLIVYDLGDDGAACWHGGGSSLLIDGGGQWNFERVVLPSLREMALRPDSLVATHPDGGHVGGLVEAMDAFPVRRGLVPVQRALSSNYRDLLVAAEAREVPLVLGGKDAIYPLAEGARLEVLHQPDSWNWHQIADERVMPVRLNWRSWRILFVADAGWATERAMLESGADLRADVIVAGRHAHDLSLGGPFLRATGAKAVIASHAEFPPEERIPDSWRKSCESAGVAVFHQGESGAVVVTPMDGGIELRGFLDGRVLQLTR
- a CDS encoding tetratricopeptide repeat protein, producing the protein MKWIIYVVLGAALAAGWLFFMNKDKGKQEEIEREIAAIEERGYQDEMEKIPSMRDQIESLDSSKTLTGILMAFLTAGLVGVIFVFDLLPAIAHRMTHAVYDSAEEVEEDPMHDARAKLAQGEYDEAVAAFRDAAAADPMNRLPWVEIAKVQRDQLKDPHAAVATLREAIEGQEWLQNDAAFLMFRLAEIYDESLQDRMSASMIMQQVIDQFPETRHSANARHKLQEWGVA
- a CDS encoding phospholipase D-like domain-containing protein, yielding MRELLLNEEIYDRVIEEMVGGAERFVWIVTADIKDLHVVRGKRSLPFLSVLADLVEAGVAVRLIHAKEPGPRFREDFDRYPVLVESDLFERALCPRVHTKAVIVDGRRAFVGSPNLTGAGMGAKHPDRRNFEAGFVTDERDDVRRLMGWADDLFLGEFCGRCRLRDRCPDPLDGD